GTCGATTGTTTTTGCGGAAAGCGGAAGCCTTGTTCCGATGATTCTGTTTTCAAATTCCGGCGAATAAAAAAATAGTTTTCCTGCAAATGCGATTCTTATTTTTGCAATCATTCCGCGCTGTGTGTCTGCAAGAAATGCAAAGCTTGCGGAAAGTTCGTTTATTGTATTTGAAGGTCCGACTCTTTTGAAAATTTCAACTTCCCATTCATCAAGCGGAATTCTTACTTTTGTTAAAATGTGCTTTTCAGGAATTCCTGTAAATTTGTTGAAAGGAATGTAAAGAGTTTCATTTTGATTTTTAATTTCCAGCCGTGCGTTCAATGCGAGCAGCGGAGCCCAAAGCGTATATTTAAAATCTTTTGCGCAAATGTTTCCGCCTAAAGTCGCAATGTTTTTGACTTGCTCTGTGCCAATTGATTTAAGTGCCTTCGCAAGAACTGCCGGAAGTTTTTGTCCGCCTGCCAGAATCACATTTGCAATTGAAACTGCGCTGCCGAATTCTATGTGCCGCTCTTTTCTGTCTATGATGTTCAGCTCTGGAATCGTTCTAAGCGAAACTGATTTGTCCTGAATTTTTTTTAGCTGTGTGCATCCTGCAAGAAGCTGAATTTCGTTTACGCTTTTTATGTGATAAAAAACATCGGATAAAGTTTTTGAAATAAATACAGTTTTACTTTTTGGCATTTGAACTTTTTTCCTCTCTTGCGTGTTTTGCGGCGACTGCATAAAGAATTCCATTTGTCAGTGTAGAAAAATCTGTGCAGCACGAGTCCAAATTTTTTATTGCTGAATATATTTGATCCAAAGTCGGGCGGTAGTAATTTTTTAAAATAGTGTAGGCTGTAAAAATTTTTCCGGCATTGCAGTATCCGCATAAATTTATTCCTGCCTTGGAAAATCCTGCGATTATGTCCTGGTAGCACGGATTGCTTTGAAAATATTCGAGAGTTACAATGTGGCAGTCGCGGACAATTCCAACTGGAATAAGACAGCTTGCGGCGGATTTGTCGTTAAGCAAAATCATGCAGTTTCCGCACATTCCTTTTTGGCAGCCACATTTTACACTGTAAAGTTTTTCCTTGCGCAGAACAGACAAAAGAGATTCCGTTGGCTCCGCGGAAAGAACTATTTTTTTATTGTTCAGATACAGCGGAATTTTCATTTTGAGTTTCCTCCTTTTCTGCCTGCTCTTTGTTTTTCTGCTCGGCTTCTTGCTCTTTCTGCATTTTTATTTTTGCCTTTTGCTCTTTGATTTTTTTGTAGAGTGAATCAGTTTTCAGCGGAAGCGAATTTATTGTGCAGTTCAAGGCTTGTGTTAGAGCCTGCGTGTATGCGGCTGGAATAACCTGATGCACAAGCTCTCCAATTTGCGACGGATCTTTTTCTGACTGCATAAAGGAAATTTTTATGTTCTTGCATTCAACTTTGTCATCTTCAAGAAGCGATGAAAGAACTTTTTGAATTCCAAGTTTCACTGTGGAAGTTGCGGCTTGGATGTTAAGAATTTTTCCGCCGTTCAAAATAAGATTTATGCTTCTGACTTTTTCACGGTATGTGCATGGATTTATTTCCAGTTCAATTGCGGCAGCAGCAAAAGATGTTGAATGAAACGGCTTTCCTGAAAAAGTCTCATTGTTCCATTCTGTTTTTTTTACAGCTGCGGTTTTCTTTTTTACCTTGAATGGAAGCGGTTCTTCAGGCTTTCTTCTTTTTATTGCAAGACAGCATTTTTTCAAAAGCGAAGTCATTATGCTTATGTTGCTGTATACATTTTCTGGAAGCGGCGGCTCTTCTCCGTTGCTGAACACTGAATTTATTTTTACGCAAAGAAGCGGAATGTTTAAAATTTCAGATGCGATTCCTCTCCATATTTCATGCACGGAATTTGAAACTGGAGGGCAGTGAATTGTTAAAACTGAATCCGTTTCAAGCGTTACTTCAAGTGTGTGGCTTCCGTTGTAAATTT
The sequence above is drawn from the uncultured Treponema sp. genome and encodes:
- a CDS encoding 2Fe-2S iron-sulfur cluster-binding protein; translated protein: MKIPLYLNNKKIVLSAEPTESLLSVLRKEKLYSVKCGCQKGMCGNCMILLNDKSAASCLIPVGIVRDCHIVTLEYFQSNPCYQDIIAGFSKAGINLCGYCNAGKIFTAYTILKNYYRPTLDQIYSAIKNLDSCCTDFSTLTNGILYAVAAKHAREEKSSNAKK
- a CDS encoding FAD binding domain-containing protein; this encodes MPKSKTVFISKTLSDVFYHIKSVNEIQLLAGCTQLKKIQDKSVSLRTIPELNIIDRKERHIEFGSAVSIANVILAGGQKLPAVLAKALKSIGTEQVKNIATLGGNICAKDFKYTLWAPLLALNARLEIKNQNETLYIPFNKFTGIPEKHILTKVRIPLDEWEVEIFKRVGPSNTINELSASFAFLADTQRGMIAKIRIAFAGKLFFYSPEFENRIIGTRLPLSAKTIDDLIDSAKKIFVEQNKITDSELILKAQFLNLLRNAFEQLM